The sequence GTGTCGCGGTCGATCCCGCCCTCGCCCCCAGCATGATTGACGAATTTCCCGTGCTTTTCGTGGCCGCATCGGTGGCTGAGGGCCGGACAACAACGTCCGGGCTCGAAGAGTTACGCGTAAAAGAGTCTGATCGGTTGGATGCGATGGCCAAAGCGCTCGAACTGGTGGGCGCGACAGTCGCTCAGCAGGAAGACGGGCTGATCATCGACGGCACAGGCGGCGAGCCTCTGGCGGGAGGTGGCCCGGCTACAACACACCTCGATCACCGCATCGCTATGAGTATGGCAATCGCAGGACTAGCCAGCACGGCAGGCGTCGAGGTGGATGATACCAGTCCAATCGCCACCAGCTTTCCGAATTTCGAGCGCTTGCTCACATCATTGGACTCCAAATGAACGCTTATATCAGCTCTTTCACAGCCGACTTGATCGGCTTTGCAGGCATGTTTTGCATCGTATCCGCATTTGCTTACAGCAATGTAGCAAAAGTGATGAATATGATTCTGTTTAACTTAACTAACCTGCTGGGCGCAATCCTGCTTACGATATCGCTATTGGTGAACTATAATCTGCCGACATTAGTGCTTGAAATCGTCTGGATGGGGATCGCGCTGTTCGGTCTGGCCAAGGAGTTCAAGCGGCGGAGGCAAGTCGCCACATGATCATCGCAGTCGATGGCCCGACAGCCTCTGGCAAAGGCACAATCGCAAAGGCGCTGGCGGCGCATTTCGGCCTGCCGCATCTTGATACGGGGCTGCTTTACCGCGCGGTTGGCAAGCAAGTTGAACTAAATGGCGGGGATGCGGAGAATGAAGCTGATGCTCTGACCGCATGCGCCTTCCCTGATGCGTTGCTCGAAGACGATGCACTGCGCAGCGAAGGCGTCGGCGGATTGGCGAGCCGCGTTTCCGTCCATCCCGCAGTGCGCGAGGCCCTGCTCAAACGTCAGCACGATTTCGCCTTCCAACCGGGGGGCGCCGTTCTCGATGGCCGTGATATCGGGACGGTGATCGCCCCTGAAGCCGACGCCAAGCTGTTCGTGATCGCCACCGTCGATGCCCGCGCAGAGCGCCGCTTCCGCGAAATGCAGGATCGCGGCGAGGACGTAACGCTCGAGAAAATCACGGAGGACTTGCGCCGCCGGGACGAGCGCGACAGCAGCCGCCAAGCGGCCCCGCTGATCCCTGCGCCTGACGCTTATATAATCGACACGTCTACGCTAGGTCGGGACGCAGCCATTGCTGCTGCGATTGAAGCTGTCGAAGCAGCGTTGGCCAAGAAAGAATAATCTGTCCTACATGGCTCGCGGCTGGCATATCGGCCGAATGCTGAGCCGCCCGCACGCCCCTTTTATCCTGCGAATGCCCGCGGCAGGACCGGGCAAAGGCTATTTTTCGCATGGCCCTGTCACATGTGTCACTTTGCCCGGTATTCGCAGCACTCGCCCTACCCGCTTTCGCTTGCCTTTTGCTGGGATATTGCCTAAGCGCGCGCCCGTTCGACAGGTAATGGACCGGGTCGAAGGCTGCTTTCGAGCATTGCCGGAATTCGCTGGGCGCAAGTTCGCCCGCATTCGGCATTTCCGCTTTCTTCCGATCCCTGACTTCGAGAACCTCTATCACGGCATTCGGCCCGGTAGAGAGTTCGGCCCCTTTGGCCCGCAATGGCAATTCCGCCAGCGCGGAGAAAAGACCCCGGTTTCATCCGGTGGCCGCTATTTGAATACTTAGGAAACTCCAACATATGGCAACTGCGCCCAACCCGACACGCGACGATTTCGCCGCGATGCTCGACGAACAATTCGGCAATGCCGACGATGGCGGCTTTGAAGGCCGCGTCGTAAAAGGCACTGTCACTGCGATCGAAAACGACAAGGCTGTGATCGACGTAGGCCTCAAATCCGAAGGCCGCGTCCCCCTTAAAGAATTCGTTCGCGGAGAAGGCGATAGCGATCTGAAAGTCGGCGACGAAGTCGAAGTTTATGTCGACCGCGTCGAAAACTCCGATGGCGAAGCAATGCTCAGCCGCGACCGCGCACGCCGCGAAGCCGCTTGGGACAAGCTCGAAAGCGAATTTGGCGAAGAAAAGCGCGTCGAAGGCCGCATCTTCGGCCGCGTCAAGGGCGGCTTCACTGTCGATCTAGACGGCGCCGTAGCCTTCCTGCCCGGCAGCCAGGTCGACATCCGCCCAGTGCGCGATGTTACCCCGCTGATGGACATGCCGCAGCCTTTCCAGATCCTCAAGATGGACCGTCGCCGTGGCAACATCGTCGTTTCGCGCCGCGCCGTTCTCGAAGAAACACGCGCAGAACAGCGCAGCGAACTGATCAACGACCTCGCTGAAAACCAGGTTATCGAAGGCGTCGTCAAGAACATCACCGATTACGGTGCGTTCGTTGATCTCGGCGGTATCGACGGCCTGCTCCATGTCACCGACATGAGCTACAAGCGCGTCAATCACCCAAGCGAAGTGATCAACATTGGCGACACTGTCAAAGTTCAGATCATCCGCATCAATGCCGAAACACAGCGTATCTCGCTCGGCATGAAGCAGCTCGAAAGCGATCCATGGGACGGCGTTGCAGCCAAGTACCCTGTCGGCGCCAAGCTGTCGGGTACGGTTACCAACATCACCGAATATGGCGCATTTGTCGAAATCGAAGCCGGCATCGAAGGCCTGGTCCACGTTTCGGAAATGAGCTGGACCAAGAAGAACGTCCACCCGGGCAAGATCGTATCGACCTCGCAAGAAGTCGACGTTCTGGTTCTCGAAGTGGATTCGGAAAAGCGCCGCATCTCGCTCGGTCTCAAGCAAGCCATGGGCAACCCTTGGGAAGAATTCGCCGACAAGCACCCAGTGGGCACAGTCGTCGATGGTGAAGTCAAGAATGCTACCGAATTCGGTCTGTTCATCGGCCTCGATGGCGACGTCGACGGCATGGTTCACATGTCCGACATCGCGTGGGGCATTTCGGGTGAAGACGCTCTGGCACTCCACCGTAAGGGTGAAGAAGTTCAGGCCGTCGTTCTTGATGTCGACACCGACAAGGAACGCATCAGCCTCGGCATGAAGCAGCTCGAAAAGGGCGCACCTTCGGCAGAAGGCGCGACCGCAGCTGGTTCGCTGAAGCGCGGCGACGTTGTCACCGTGACTGTCCTCGAAGTTCGCGATGGCGGCCTCGAAGTGCAGGCTGGCGACGATGGGGCCACCGGCTTCGTCAAGCGTTCGGACCTTGGCCGTGACCGTGACGAGCAACGTCCTGATCGCTTCCAGACCGGTCAGAAGATCGACGCAATGGTTACCGGTTTCGACCGTTCCAAGAAGCCGAACTTCTCGATCAAGGCTCACCAGATTTCCGAAGAGAAGGAAGCAGTAGCCAAGTTCGGTTCGTCCGATTCGGGCGCATCGCTCGGCGACATCCTTGGTGCCGCACTGAAGAAGAACGAAGAATAAGCTCTTCATCTCAGCTTCGGCCAAACGCCGGATAAGAATTGGCCCGCCTGCTCATATCGAGCCGGCGGGCTTTTTCTTTGCCGTCCATTGGCATACACTCGGCCCCATGATCGAAATCCATCAATTCCCCTGCTTGTCCGATAATTACGGATATCTCGTCCACGATCCCGAAAGCGGGGAAACGACCTGTATCGATACACCCGATGCAAAGGCCTACCTCGCCGAGGCTGAGGCGAAAGGCTGGAAGATCACTCATATCTGGAACACTCATTGGCATCCCGATCACGCTGGCGGGAATGAGGCGATCAAGGCCGCCACTGACTGCACGATCATCGCACCGCAAGAAGTCGAGCGGATCAGCGCAATCGACCAAATCATAAAACATGGTGATACCGTCACGTTGGGCCGCTTTGTTGCCGAAGTTATCGACGTTGGCGGGCATACGAATGGGCACATCGCTTTCCATATGCCTGAAGCCGGCGTGGCCTTCGTCGGGGACGCGGTGTTCGCATTGGGTTGCGGACGGATGTTCGAAGGCACACCCGGCCAGTTCTGGGCCAGTTTGGAACGGCTGAAGGCCCTGCCGCCTGAAACGATGCTTTATTGCGCTCACGAATATACTGCGGCGAACGCAAAGTTCGCGGTGCATGCAGATCCGGAAAACGCTGCCCTCTCGGCCTACGCCGATGAAATTGCCGACAAGCGATCACGCGAAGAGCGCACTGTGCCAATGCCATTATCCCGCGAGCTTGAAACCAACCCGTTTCTGAGGGCCGACAATCCTGCCATGCAGACCCGCTGGGGCGGGGAGACTCCGCAGGAAACCTTTGCCGCCTTAAGAGCCGCCAAGGACAGCTTCTAAGCGCCATGCAGGCTTTACAGGTTACGTCCCTGAGCGGCGACCTTTCAGGTTGCCAGTTGATCGATCTACCAGTGCCAGAGCGCAAACCCGGTGAAGTGTTGGTGCGAATACGAGCAGCATCGCTCAACTTCCCCGATCTGCTGATGACGCGCGGCGACTATCAGTTCAAACCTGAACCGCCATTCGTTGCAGGCATGGAGTTGGCCGGCGAAGTCATCGAAGCGGACGAAACCAGCGCCTTCAAAGTCGGCGACCATGTGATGGGCGGTGCCAAAACAGGCGGTATGGCTGAATATGCTTCCGTGCCAGAGCGTAACCTTCGCCCTGCCCCGCCTAGCCTACACTTCACGCAAGCAGCCGCACTGGGAGCTGCCTACACCACCGCATATACGGCCTTGATCGAACAAGGGGACCTGACCGCGGGCCAATGGGTGCTCGTTCACGGCGCAAGCGGCGGTGTCGCCCTCGCTGCGATTGATTTGGCCAAGAACATGGGCGCAAAAGTAATCGCAGCCACCGGCTCTCCGGAGAAAAGCGCGCGGATCGAACAGCTTTATGCGCCAGACGCCGTGATCGAGAGCAACGGCAGGTTTCGCGAGCAGGTAAGTGAAATCACAAATGGTAAACTTGCCGATCTGGTGCTTGATACAGTCGGCGCAGACATCTTCGACGAAAGCACCCGATGTGTTGCCTTTGGCGGAAAGCTGCTGGTGGTTGGCTTTGCTGGCGGACGCATCCCGGAGATCGCGGCGAACATCCCGCTGATCAAGGGATTTTCCGTAGTCGGCGTACGCGCTGGCGAATATGCTCGGCGCTTTCCGGAACGAGGGGCTCGTATCGCGGCCAAGGTGAGCCAACTAGCTAGCGAGGGTGCGATCAAACCAGCAATTGATCGTATCGTGCCACTGTCGCGCTGGCGAGAGGCATTTGAGGCAATGGATCAGCGCCAACTCGTCGGCAAAGTGATCCTGACGCCGGGCAGCTAGCCCAAAAACGAAAAGGGCGGCCTCTAGGACCGCCCAATTCAGCATCACTGCTTAGGTGAGATTAGATGCCGCCGATGAGCTCATCAGCAAGCTTCTTATCCGCAGCCGCATCATGCTTCTTGGCAATCAGCGACGAAGCGGCGCCAGTTGCGACAACTGCAGCAGTCTCACGAACTTCGGCAATCGCACTGCGCTCGGCAGAGGCAATCTTGTCTTCCGCCATCTGCTTGCGGCGTGCGACCATTGCTACTGCATCAGCTTCTGCCTTGATGACAATCGCATCAGCTTCTCCGCGAGCGGTTTCGAGCATGGCTTCGGCGTCTTTTTCAGCGCCAGCAATCTTGGCTGTGTATTCAGCGCGAAGAGCTTCTGCTTCGGCGCGAAGCTTCTTCGCCTCGTCCAGGTTCTCGCGGATCGCTGCGATGCGACCGTCGAGGCCTGCACCGATAGTCTTGTGGACCTTTGCGCCGAAGATGGCGATCAGGATCAAAACACTCATTGCAATGGCGACGATGCCGAAAGGCGGAATGCCAAACAGTTCGGGCTCAACGTGTTTCGCAACGCCGTGATCGACTTCGATCGCTTCGGATGGATCGGTCGTAAAGACTTCAGGGGCATTAGACATTGGTCATCGCCTCCTTGACGGCGGATTTGGCACTGGCTGCTGTAACCTTCACCCCGGCAAGCCGCTGGACAATGTCCTGGGCAGCTTCTGCAGCGACGGTCTGGATTTCACCCATTGCTTCATCGCGCGAGGCGTTAATTCGAGTTTCGGCTTCGTCCAGCTTCTTGTCGATCCGCTTCTGGGCAGCGGCAAGTTTCTTCTCGCTGTCAGCATTGGCTTTTGCCTTTGCATCACCAACGAGAGCCTGTGCGGCAGAGCGATTCTCATTCTCGCGCTTGCGCCACGCTTCTTCCTCGACATCGGCCTGATCACGTGCAGCCTGAGCTGCTGCGAGATCAGAAGCGATTTGGCCGTCACGCTGGGCGACGGTGGCCATCACTTTCGGAACCATGCCTTGGCCGATCACGAAGAAAACGAGACCGAAAAAGAACAACAGCCAGAATATCTGGCTTGAGTATGTATCGGCAATCTGTGCGATCTGAGGCATTGAATGCGTCCCGAACGGTCAATCAGAGGATATGCCGGCCGGAGGGTTGCTCCGGCCGGCGATCGTAGTTTTTAGGTCAGGCGACGAAGATCAGGATCATCGCGACGACGAATGCCAGCAGGCCGAGAAGCTCAGCGGCGGCGAAGCCGATGAACAAGCGGCCCTGCTGGCCGTCAGCTGCGCCAGGATTGCGCAGTGCGCTTTCCAGGAACGAGCCAAAAACATTACCCACACCGATGGCGGCCATGCCGGCACCGATAGCTGCGAGACCGGCACCGATCAGCTTTGCTGCTTCTGCGTCCATTGTAATTACTCCTTAGAAAATCAGATAAATTGAAACGAAAACTTAGTGCAAATTCTCGGCGTCGTTGATGTAGAGCGAGCTCAACAGCGCGAAGACGTAGGCCTGAATGCCGGCCACGAGAATTTCTAGTGCGCAGATGCCGATCATCAGCAGGAAGCTGGGAAGGCCCACCACAGTGCCCCAAAGGACGCCTGCGTTAGTACCGTCGATCACAAAGCTGGAAAGAACTTCCAGCAGAACGTGGCCGGCCATCATTGCCACAAACAGTCGCAGAGCGAGGCTGAAGGGGCGCACAAGGAAGGATACGAGCTCAATCGGGAAGATGATAGGAACCATCGGCCACGGTGTACCTTGCGGTATAAAGAGCGAGAAGAAGTGGAAGCCGTGCTTCCAGAAGCCCACGATCAAAACGATCGCGAAGCTGATAATTGCCAGAACGCCGGTTACGGTGAAGTGGCTGGTGAATGTGAACGGGTGAACCCCGACCAGACCCAGCGGCAACAGTCCCAGCAGGTTGGCGAACAGAATGAACATAAACAGCGAGAAGATATAAGGCACATATTTGCGCCCTTCTTTGCCGACGTTAGCTTCCAGCATGTCGTCAATAAAGCCGGTGAAGCTTTCGACTGCCATCTGCCAACGGCCCGGCACGAGTTCGCGCTTCATGCCGCCAAGCACGAAGACTAGCAGGGCAACAAAGGTGATGCCCATCCACAGCGCGCTGTTTGTAAACGCAATGTTGTAACCCGCAATTTCCCAGCCCTCAGTGCCGGCGAACGGCTTGATGGTGAACTGGTACATTGGGTCGACTTTGGCTGGTTGGGCCACGCTGTCACTAATCCCTGCTTCGAGCGAAATTCCGGTTCCTAAAACAGCCTATTGGCTATCGTCGGGTTTCCGGCTCGCGGTCCTAATTACATTTCTGAAGGCAACGATGATCCCGAGGAACAACATTATCAACAGGCCCCAGGGACTGGTTCCGGCGAACTGGTCAATGACCCAACCGATAACCAAACCGCCAAGAATTCCGCCGAGAAGATCCGCCAATACGCGGGACCCCATGCGGTAATTTGCATCGTGTCCCTGTACCTGCGGCTTGTTGCGTCCATCTTCACGCTCGCGTGCGGCCTTAAGCCGCTCCTCGAGCGCATCGATTCGCGCATCTTCGCCGATGGGTTCCCGTACGGGCTTTTCGTCACTCATGCTCTAGTCCTCCAAAGGGGAATATAGCACGGGCAAAGAGCCGCCCGCCGAAGGCGTCGCCCCCTTAGAAAAGGGCTTGCCTCAAGTCAACCGGACTAGCGGCTCATTTTGGTGAAAATTTGCTGTCCGACAGGCTGCGCGATTAAGGGCAGCGGCTGTCGCGCAGTGGCGGAGCGCTTGTGCGGGTCTGCCAGCTGCCATCAGGCGCCTGATACTTCTCGCCCGGTGCCGTGCGGGCAATTGCGAGGCAGCCTGCGGTCAGCGAGTATTCTTCAAGGGTCGCATTGGCGGCCTGAGCCTTCTCGGCATAAACTGCGCGGCGCTTGATGTTTATGTCGCGTACCATTGCCTGCAATTGTGCATTACTAGCGCCAACAACGCCAAGATAACCGTCCATCTTCTCACCAATCTGCCCACTAGAACGCGCTGCGGCATAGGCAGGATCACGCTGAGCCTGCGCAGTGGTGGCGAAACCGCCCAGCGCAAGCGCGGCGGTGCCCAGTGCGAGAGCGACATTGCGGTAAACTGTGTTCTTCATTTTCCTGCCCTTATCAAACGCCGCATCAGAAGATGTCGGCATTTTCATCGATTGTATTGCCCGCATCTTCCGCGAGCCGGTAAATAACTTCCTGCTTTATGTTGATGTTCAGCTCGATCACGATGGCATCTTCGGGCGCATTCACTTGAATACAGCCCGTCATCGCACTCGACCCGATAATCAAGGCCAGCAAGGCCCCGGTGGTCTGTTTAGAATGCCCCAAATCCATCTTTGGACTTGTCGCAGCCCTACAGGCCGAGGTCAATTTCTCACGGATCATGGCTGATTCTCGCTTTCTGGGGTCTGAATAGGGGCTTCATCTGGGATAATATCTAACGGACCAGCTGCCGGTTCGACGTCATCGCCGGAAATCGCGCGCTGCAAAACCGTGCCGTCACTTTCGACCAAACCCAAATCCTGAGGGTCACGAATGAAGGCCGGATCATACATCGCTTTGATTGATGTGATCAATTTGTAGAATGGTGCGCGGATATTGATGTTGAAGCGCAGCGGCAGTTTTGCCAGACGCCGGGTCACGAAATTGCGCTTGGCACCCTCGCCCTGCTTCACGCCGTCAAAACGGACGCGAGTTACAAGGTCACCAGTCAGTGAACCATCCATCGCAATGCGCATCTCCTTAAAATCGAGCGAACGCAGCGCATCGAACGCAAAATTCGCGAACGGGTTCATGTCTTCGTAAGTCAGCTCGCCCACGTAAGAAATATTGCCGCCCGGAGTTCTCGACACAAGTGTGCCGCCCTCGATACGTCCACCATTTTCATCAAAGATAAGAGGCATCTGTCCGTCAAACATGCCAGTCGCCGTGAGATTGCCCAGTTCCATTTGTTCGACGAATTGAGCGGCTTCCAGCCCGTCTATCACCATCGTAAACCGGCGTGTCTCGCCAAAGCCAACATTTATGTCGGCTGGCTGCAAAGTGAGCGTACCGCCCATAAAGGGCCAGCTTCCGCTCTGGACCGCCAGTAACTCGCCATTGGTGAGCGTATATTCAATTTCGCCGTCGAAGACTTCAATGCCCGGATTGAATGATCCGACGCGAATTTTCTGTCCGGGCGCGGTGGTCATAGCCAATAGATCGCTGAACACTATGGTGCCCGACACATCTTTGACCGGCCCAAACGCCGCCGCGAAGTCGATATCATTGCTGCTGAATCTACCTGTACTCGTCACGGCTTCCGCGTTCCAGTCGATCCGGCCGGTGCCGGTTACCGTGCCATAAACCTCGGCGACGACGCCCAGCGCCAGGCCGGTCACCTGCGCAGCCGTCAATTGATCGTCGAACACAAGGTCGGGAACTGTCAGATCCGCATAGCCGGTACCGCTGTTCAGGCTGTGGCGAATATCAACTTCACTTACGACGCGATCACTTTCGGGATTGCGCAATATTGCCCGCGCTGTGATCAAATTGTCTTCCAGGGCGAGCGTAGCGCCGCGCGCGGTGAGCGGTTGGAACCGGTCTTCGACCTCGCGGTCCTGCAGCTCGAACGTGCCCTCGGCCAAAGCCAGCACGCCGCCCGCGTATGACCAAGCGCCACTCGCACCAAGAATATCAAGCGGGATGGCATCCAAAAACGCATCGGTTCCGCTGAAGGTCCCCGAGATTTCGTCATCGCCTAAGTTTGCATTGAGATCAGTCAGACTGAAGCGTGTCGCGGTCCCTTCCGGGCCAAGAGTGATAGCGACATTCTTTGCTGCCATTACGCCGGGATAGGCAAAACCAATTGGGCCACTGGCCAGCGTAATAGGCGTTTCGCCGAGGCTTCCGGCGACATCAAGCGAAGGCGCGCCCGCTGCGATCCTCAACCCGCCGCTGCCCGCAGAGAGGATTGGCTTGCCCGCCGCCGGACATAGAGTCAGGCCGCGCCGTTCGAGCGTGAGATTGGCATAGCTGAGCTGATCGAACCGGATGTCCGTGCAGCTTCGCCACATCGAAAGCTCGCCGCCTGCCGAGTAACTGCCGCTGATTGGAAGGGTCAGATTACGCGTTGCACCGCCCGTTAGTGGGCCGCTAGCGGTAGCTTGGCCGGTAAAGCCAATATCCCCATTGGCCGATTGCGACACCAACAGTTCAGGCAATGCCAGCGAAGCATCGCCCGCACGGTATTGCGCCATATTTACGCGCAGAGCCGAATTGCCCGAAGGCTGGCGCTCCATCCGCCCGGCAATCTTGGGCAAATCGCGTCCGCCGGTCGAGAAATTTCCTGAAAACCGCGGCGCACCGCTGCCTGCGGTTGATAGCTGGAAGCGCGATAGGGCCAGCAAGACCGACCCGCTGGTTCCGCGCAATGTTGCCTGAGGCACAACCGCCGTCAGCACTTCACCAGTTCCGCGCACGGTCACATCCGCTGCGAGGCGGCTGCCCCGCCCTTCACTTTGCAGCGCGTTTTGAACTTTGGCCAATATCGGTTCGAACAAGGTTCCTTCGATTGCACCGCCATCGCCCAGCAGTAAGGTATCGAACCCGCTGCCCACTTGCACGCGCGCTCCGGTGATTTCGGACTGCGCCTCCCAAGTGGCGAAGCTATCCCGCGAACGGAAATCGCCATCTGCGCTGAGCGCGGCGATACTTGCACCGGCGGCTAACACCTCCTGCGAAGATAGATCATAGCTCGCGGTAAGTGCGGCATCGCGCCAGCTTATCTGCGAAGTCCCGTCGATCCCTGCAAGGCTCATACCCGAAAGGGCGATCTTTTCACCTTCCAGCCCGACCGCCGCGTCAAAACCCGCAAAATCTTCATCCAGAGTGCCATCAAGTGCCGCAGCAACATTGGCGACATTCAAACCACTCGAAGGGCAGGAAAGGCTGGCCAAACGGACTGGCCCATCAAAGCTGGCCTTGCCGCCCGAAGTCGTGACGTCAGCATAGAGGGTCACGCGCCTCGCAGCACACCCTTCGACGTCGAGTGACGGGGCGTTGGCTGCAAGAGTACCCGCGAATCCACTGGCTAAGTTACCATTGCCCTCGGCTTTGAAACCAACTTCGCCATAGTCACTGTCCAGCAGCGCTCGCCCGTCAATCAGCTCAATATCGATATCGGGCAGACCTGCGGCCTCCTCACTTTCGGAATCGAACAACAGAGGGTCGAGACTGCCGAAACTCAATTGGCCATCGCGGTATGAGCCGTACAGGCGCGGCTCGGTAAGGCTGATCAAATCGATACGCGGCTCGAACATCCCCCACTCGAGCGTTACTCGCGCGCGTTCAATCGTCATGTCGGGACGCTCGGGATCGCCAATCACGATGTTCGTCAGAACCTGACGGCTGCCGCCAATTCGTTCGACTGTATAGGTGGCTGGTAGACCAAGCTTCTCCAGCTCATCGGCGATCACATTGTCGGCAATGCTCTTGCGTTCCACCCAAGCAAGAGCAGCGAGGCCCAACAGGGCGAGCAGCAGCGCCAGCGATATTCGCACACGCCACATCTGCAACCGCGGACGGCGCTGAACGGACGTCATCCCGCCGTTGTCAGACTGATCTGTCTCGTCCGTCATTTGCTTACCCTTGCGCGCCCGCCTGCCGAAAGGCAATGCAGACAAGCGTAACGAAATACAGGGGAATAAATTGCCGCAGGCTGAAGGCGCAGAAGGACCGGCGGATGAGGTCCAAGATAAGGCCGCGGACAAGGCGGGGAATAAGACCGGCCACCGTGCGCGCCTGCGCAAGCGGCTGCTTGGCGGCGGCGCAGAAGCACTGGCCGATCACGAGGTGCTCGAATATCTGTTGATGACCGCGATTCCCCGCAAAGACACAAAGCCTTTGGCGCATGATCTGATCCGCCGTTTTGGTTCGCTTGCCGGTGTTCTAAACGCCGATGCAGACGCTTTGGCGAAGCATCCCGGTATGGGCGAAACCAGCGCCGCAGCCATGAAGATCGTCGCACTCGCCGCGCGCCGCCTTGCCCGCAGTGAAGTCGCGCAAAAGCCGGTACTGGGCAGCTGGCAGGCGCTGATCGACTATCTCCATATCGACATGGCCCATCTGACTGTGGAGCGCGTTCGCGTGCTCTATCTAAACAGCAAGAATATGCTGATCCATGATGAACACGTCGGCGACGGGTCGATCGACGAGGCCGCCATTCATCCCCGCGAAGTGATCCGCCGCGCGTTGGACCTAGGCTCAACCGCATTGATCTTGGTTCACAACCATCCGTCCGGCTCCCCCGAACCCAGCCGCGCGGACATCCAGATCACCAACAAAATTGCCGAAGCCGGCAGGCTTTTAGGCATAGTGGTGCATGATCACGTGATCATCGGCACCAGCGGCCATGTTTCGCTGAAAGCGAAGGGGCTGATTTAGCGCTTTGGTTTAATCCCATATGCCGCGTAATTCTCAGCAACTCCGGGATCCATGCGCAACGCATCTTCGATATCTTTGCGGCCACTGGCATCGCCCATTGCTTGCTTCACCACTCCGCGCATGAA comes from Altererythrobacter sp. ZODW24 and encodes:
- a CDS encoding YdbH domain-containing protein; its protein translation is MTDETDQSDNGGMTSVQRRPRLQMWRVRISLALLLALLGLAALAWVERKSIADNVIADELEKLGLPATYTVERIGGSRQVLTNIVIGDPERPDMTIERARVTLEWGMFEPRIDLISLTEPRLYGSYRDGQLSFGSLDPLLFDSESEEAAGLPDIDIELIDGRALLDSDYGEVGFKAEGNGNLASGFAGTLAANAPSLDVEGCAARRVTLYADVTTSGGKASFDGPVRLASLSCPSSGLNVANVAAALDGTLDEDFAGFDAAVGLEGEKIALSGMSLAGIDGTSQISWRDAALTASYDLSSQEVLAAGASIAALSADGDFRSRDSFATWEAQSEITGARVQVGSGFDTLLLGDGGAIEGTLFEPILAKVQNALQSEGRGSRLAADVTVRGTGEVLTAVVPQATLRGTSGSVLLALSRFQLSTAGSGAPRFSGNFSTGGRDLPKIAGRMERQPSGNSALRVNMAQYRAGDASLALPELLVSQSANGDIGFTGQATASGPLTGGATRNLTLPISGSYSAGGELSMWRSCTDIRFDQLSYANLTLERRGLTLCPAAGKPILSAGSGGLRIAAGAPSLDVAGSLGETPITLASGPIGFAYPGVMAAKNVAITLGPEGTATRFSLTDLNANLGDDEISGTFSGTDAFLDAIPLDILGASGAWSYAGGVLALAEGTFELQDREVEDRFQPLTARGATLALEDNLITARAILRNPESDRVVSEVDIRHSLNSGTGYADLTVPDLVFDDQLTAAQVTGLALGVVAEVYGTVTGTGRIDWNAEAVTSTGRFSSNDIDFAAAFGPVKDVSGTIVFSDLLAMTTAPGQKIRVGSFNPGIEVFDGEIEYTLTNGELLAVQSGSWPFMGGTLTLQPADINVGFGETRRFTMVIDGLEAAQFVEQMELGNLTATGMFDGQMPLIFDENGGRIEGGTLVSRTPGGNISYVGELTYEDMNPFANFAFDALRSLDFKEMRIAMDGSLTGDLVTRVRFDGVKQGEGAKRNFVTRRLAKLPLRFNINIRAPFYKLITSIKAMYDPAFIRDPQDLGLVESDGTVLQRAISGDDVEPAAGPLDIIPDEAPIQTPESENQP
- the radC gene encoding DNA repair protein RadC encodes the protein MPQAEGAEGPADEVQDKAADKAGNKTGHRARLRKRLLGGGAEALADHEVLEYLLMTAIPRKDTKPLAHDLIRRFGSLAGVLNADADALAKHPGMGETSAAAMKIVALAARRLARSEVAQKPVLGSWQALIDYLHIDMAHLTVERVRVLYLNSKNMLIHDEHVGDGSIDEAAIHPREVIRRALDLGSTALILVHNHPSGSPEPSRADIQITNKIAEAGRLLGIVVHDHVIIGTSGHVSLKAKGLI